The Mercurialis annua linkage group LG8, ddMerAnnu1.2, whole genome shotgun sequence genome window below encodes:
- the LOC126662147 gene encoding WAT1-related protein At1g68170-like, which produces MMKILEWVHEVKPVLLMVVVQLSFAATNVLYKLAAYDGMSLEVLIAYRFIFALAFLIPLALIFERKSRPKLTWTIIFQAFLCGFFGGSLPQNLYTESLVLTSVMFVSAMTNLIPAVTFIFAVLFGLEKMVIESKAGKAKMIGTLVCLGGAMILTFYKGSEIKIWATNISLMKMVNPHGGHVASSSSTQVLGGLLALIICFSFSLWLIIQAKMSANYPCPYSNTSLMTIMAAIQQVIFTLCIERDWSQWKLGWNIRLFATAFAGIVAHGMMVTLMIWCVRLKGPLYTSAFYPLMLLFTALAGSLLLDETLHVGSILGATLIVCGLYAVLWGKDKEMKKMSQISKENEAISDNGSAKNCNRGAQLDHI; this is translated from the exons aTGATGAAGATATTGGAGTGGGTGCATGAGGTGAAACCAGTGTTATTAATGGTGGTTGTTCAGCTCAGTTTTGCTGCAACTAATGTTCTCTACAAATTAGCTGCCTATGATGGTATGAGCTTGGAAGTTCTTATAGCTTACAGATTCATTTTTGCCCTTGCTTTCTTGATTCCTCTGGCTCTTATCTTTGAaag GAAGAGCAGGCCTAAACTTACATGGACTATCATTTTTCAAGCATTTTTGTGCGGTTTTTTTGG GGGATCACTACCCCAAAATTTATACACCGAGAGTTTGGTACTAACATCAGTAATGTTTGTTTCTGCAATGACTAATCTCATACCAGCAGTTACCTTCATCTTTGCCGTTCTCTTCGG GTTGGAAAAAATGGTAATAGAAAGCAAAGCAGGGAAGGCAAAAATGATAGGCACATTAGTATGTCTTGGCGGGGCAATGATACTAACATTTTACAAAGGATCAGAAATTAAGATATGGGCTACAAATATAAGTTTGATGAAAATGGTGAACCCTCATGGAGGACACGTGGCATCATCAAGTAGCACTCAGGTTTTGGGAGGTTTATTAGCTTTGATAATTTGCTTCTCATTTTCTTTATGGTTAATTATCCAAGCTAAAATGAGTGCTAATTACCCATGTCCTTATTCAAACACATCTTTGATGACTATAATGGCTGCAATTCAACAAGTTATTTTCACTCTTTGCATTGAGAGAGATTGGAGTCAATGGAAATTAGGTTGGAACATAAGGTTGTTCGCTACAGCTTTCGCG GGAATTGTAGCGCATGGTATGATGGTAACTCTCATGATTTGGTGTGTGAGGTTAAAAGGACCATTGTACACATCAGCTTTTTACCCTCTCATGCTCCTTTTCACTGCCTTGGCGGGTTCTTTGCTACTTGATGAAACTCTACATGTTGGAAG CATACTTGGAGCAACATTGATCGTGTGTGGACTCTATGCAGTATTATGGGGTAAAGACAAAGAAATGAAGAAAATGTCTCAAATCTCTAAAGAAAATGAAGCCATTAGCGACAATGGCAGTGCTAAAAATTGCAATAGAGGTGCACAGTTAGATCACATTTAA